A single window of Methanomicrobia archaeon DNA harbors:
- a CDS encoding Lrp/AsnC family transcriptional regulator, which yields MGEQGVENEEEILSMLEENARLSDAEIARMTGLEETDVKAIIADLERKGIVKKYKAVINYAKAGIETVQALIDVNVSPERDTGYDTIAERISRFPEVQSVRLVSGEYDLSIMVSGRTMHEVAYFVAAKIATLEQVRKAVTHFILKTYKENGESFADEEKGKRLAVTL from the coding sequence ATGGGTGAACAAGGGGTAGAGAATGAGGAAGAGATCCTGAGCATGCTGGAGGAGAACGCACGGCTCAGTGATGCGGAGATTGCGCGTATGACGGGGCTTGAGGAGACAGACGTGAAGGCGATCATCGCAGATCTGGAACGTAAGGGGATTGTGAAGAAGTATAAAGCGGTCATTAACTACGCGAAGGCAGGCATCGAGACCGTGCAAGCCTTAATCGACGTGAACGTCAGTCCGGAACGGGACACGGGCTACGACACCATTGCAGAGCGGATCTCGCGGTTCCCGGAGGTGCAGTCGGTCCGGTTAGTCTCGGGCGAGTATGACCTCTCGATCATGGTCTCCGGGCGGACGATGCATGAGGTCGCCTATTTCGTAGCCGCAAAGATCGCGACACTCGAGCAGGTACGTAAAGCCGTGACTCATTTCATCCTGAAGACTTACAAGGAGAACGGCGAGAGCTTCGCCGACGAGGAGAAAGGCAAGCGGCTGGCGGTGACCCTGTAA
- a CDS encoding multidrug ABC transporter permease has protein sequence MDIVYTIWLRSMKRYVRSKSRILGSLGMPLFFLLVLGFGLNSVVRIPDSAGQDYTGFIVPGIVAMSVLFTSVFSGIQIIWDKQFGFLKETLVAPVSRLEIMLGQTLGGATTACIQGSIILVLSLFLGLSITRMLGLLIAATFMVLIGLSFTALGIAIASKMEDMHGFQLIMNFVIFPIFGLSGALFPIDSLPSWLRSLTLFDPLTYGVEGIRYGLTGTSQVHPFMGFVVLVGFTVFMLVAGAALFRKVTV, from the coding sequence ATGGACATTGTGTACACGATCTGGTTACGGAGCATGAAACGGTATGTACGATCGAAGAGCAGGATACTCGGCAGTCTGGGTATGCCGCTCTTCTTCCTGCTCGTGCTCGGCTTCGGGCTCAATTCGGTGGTGCGAATTCCCGACAGCGCGGGACAGGACTACACGGGCTTCATCGTGCCCGGAATCGTGGCCATGAGCGTGCTCTTCACCTCGGTCTTTTCCGGTATCCAGATCATCTGGGACAAGCAATTTGGCTTCCTGAAAGAGACGCTGGTGGCACCCGTCTCACGATTGGAGATCATGCTGGGTCAGACCCTGGGTGGCGCGACCACCGCGTGTATCCAGGGCTCCATCATACTCGTTCTGTCACTGTTCTTGGGCCTGAGCATCACCCGTATGCTCGGGCTCCTGATTGCCGCAACATTTATGGTGCTCATCGGGCTCTCTTTCACGGCGCTCGGCATCGCGATCGCATCAAAGATGGAGGACATGCACGGCTTCCAGCTCATCATGAACTTCGTGATCTTCCCGATATTCGGGCTTTCCGGAGCGCTCTTCCCGATCGATAGCCTGCCCTCGTGGTTGCGGTCGCTGACGCTGTTCGACCCACTGACCTACGGTGTGGAGGGGATCCGGTACGGGTTAACGGGCACCTCACAGGTGCATCCATTCATGGGCTTTGTGGTACTGGTAGGGTTTACCGTATTCATGTTGGTCGCCGGCGCGGCGCTGTTCAGAAAGGTTACTGTGTAA
- a CDS encoding SLC13 family permease — protein sequence MNLHQLTIFSVLAVTLVLFVWNRWRYDVVALLALLVVAIAGLVPPEEVFAGFGHPVVLTVAAVLVLSRGLINAGAVDSIARYLAQLGSRPALQVAALTGIVALFSGFINNVGALALLMPIAIWMSRRGGYSPSLLLMPLAFGSLLGGLLTLIGTPPNIIIAAYREQTGMPAFGMFDFLPVGGGVMIVGLVFITLLGWRLTPQRKEAAASDELFRISEYITELRVAENSKFADRPLYDLLALTEKEADVVVVGLVRGERWQQAPSTYEVLRQGDILVVEADSESIQRFVDLTGLTLAESVSTEEDGKKQTAGEIDILEAVVTPESLLVGRTATILSLRKRYGINVLAVARQGQRLRERLSKIRFVIGDILLLQGNEDSLRAALTELGCLPLAERGLRIGKPRKLILAVGIFSAALALVALNLLPAATGLVCGAVAMVIAGILSPREAVKSIDLSIVVLLAAMIPVGMALETTGGAQLIADGLLSIAHSTPPAGTIALLLIATMLLSNVVNNAAAAILAAPIAINLARGMEASADPFLMAVAIGASCAFLTPIGHQSNTLVMAPGGYKFGDYWRMGLPLSLLVVATAVALIMWVWPL from the coding sequence ATGAACCTTCACCAACTGACGATCTTCAGCGTTCTCGCGGTTACGCTGGTTTTGTTCGTCTGGAATCGCTGGCGCTATGATGTCGTGGCCCTCCTGGCCTTGCTGGTGGTCGCTATTGCCGGTCTGGTGCCGCCCGAGGAGGTTTTCGCGGGTTTTGGACACCCGGTGGTGTTGACGGTGGCGGCCGTATTGGTACTCAGCCGCGGATTGATCAATGCCGGCGCTGTGGACAGCATCGCGCGGTACCTGGCGCAATTAGGCTCCAGACCTGCTCTTCAGGTCGCGGCACTGACGGGTATCGTCGCACTCTTTTCGGGATTCATAAACAACGTAGGTGCGCTCGCGTTACTGATGCCGATCGCCATCTGGATGTCGCGCAGAGGCGGGTATTCCCCTTCTCTGCTGCTCATGCCGCTGGCTTTCGGTTCCCTGCTTGGCGGGTTGCTCACGCTGATCGGAACACCGCCGAACATTATTATCGCCGCTTATCGCGAGCAAACGGGCATGCCCGCGTTCGGGATGTTCGACTTCTTACCGGTGGGCGGAGGAGTGATGATTGTTGGACTGGTCTTCATCACGCTGCTTGGCTGGCGGCTGACGCCGCAGCGAAAAGAGGCGGCAGCAAGCGATGAACTTTTCAGGATCAGCGAGTACATCACCGAACTCCGCGTTGCTGAGAATTCCAAGTTCGCAGACCGCCCCCTCTACGACTTGCTGGCCTTAACAGAGAAAGAGGCGGATGTGGTTGTGGTCGGCCTGGTCCGTGGAGAACGGTGGCAACAGGCGCCATCAACCTACGAGGTTTTGCGGCAGGGCGACATTCTCGTGGTTGAAGCGGATTCTGAGAGTATTCAACGGTTTGTTGACCTTACCGGTCTCACGCTGGCCGAAAGCGTCAGTACTGAGGAGGACGGCAAGAAGCAGACAGCGGGAGAGATCGACATTCTCGAAGCAGTCGTCACCCCTGAGTCATTGCTGGTTGGAAGAACAGCGACCATTCTAAGCCTGCGCAAGCGTTACGGGATAAATGTTCTTGCGGTTGCCCGACAAGGGCAGCGGCTGCGGGAGCGACTGAGCAAGATCCGGTTTGTAATTGGCGATATCCTGCTGTTGCAGGGGAATGAGGATTCGTTGCGAGCTGCCCTGACCGAACTGGGTTGTTTACCACTGGCGGAGCGCGGATTGCGCATCGGCAAGCCCCGGAAGCTCATTCTGGCAGTAGGGATTTTTAGCGCGGCGCTCGCCCTGGTCGCCTTGAACCTGCTCCCTGCGGCGACCGGCTTGGTCTGTGGTGCAGTCGCGATGGTGATTGCCGGGATTCTCTCGCCACGCGAGGCAGTTAAGAGTATCGATCTGTCAATCGTCGTGCTGCTGGCGGCCATGATCCCCGTTGGCATGGCGCTTGAAACCACCGGTGGCGCCCAACTTATCGCCGACGGGTTATTGAGCATCGCGCACTCCACACCTCCCGCGGGAACGATCGCCCTTCTCCTGATCGCGACGATGCTCCTCTCGAACGTGGTGAACAACGCCGCTGCTGCGATCCTCGCGGCACCCATCGCGATCAACCTTGCGCGGGGCATGGAGGCTTCGGCCGACCCGTTCTTGATGGCGGTGGCGATCGGTGCTTCCTGTGCATTCCTCACCCCGATAGGCCATCAATCGAATACCCTGGTGATGGCGCCTGGCGGGTACAAGTTCGGCGATTACTGGCGCATGGGCCTTCCGCTATCCCTGTTGGTGGTCGCGACGGCTGTCGCTCTGATCATGTGGGTCTGGCCCCTCTAG
- a CDS encoding serine--tRNA ligase, whose product MIFELHVALNCSARVHDKVAREEFAEFVRSANTELLTRGAPPGCGAKIVSGDILDDTITLTIVSDRFVRAHDALLRLKKELAKLLGNHRIGIRGVEIAEYRITLDWAAGEGLQLRKLPFVKEINQAQGRLELLLELDESALDKRIPDRLIRLLEDKLDAARWRGKSEHWELLFASAKKQYHSDKDPTAEMLKRGWLEHAAGRGQYVYGPQVTRIFRTFEKMLLDELLIPLGYNEMIFPKFVAWDVWKRSGHAKGIYPEAYYVCTPKTRDPEYWEDVIDYYKVTNEVPVDMIMGKIENVGGMCYAQCPPFWVFLQGKTLPDDILPITVFDRSGTSYRYESGGLHGIERLDEFHRVEIVWIGTKEQTIAHANVLHEKYRHIFDDILDIEWREAWVTPWFMAQEGKAGLSELREVGTTDYEAMLPYSDKWLEFQNVSVNGDKYPQGFSVKLQSGQDLWSGCSGVGLERWAAVFLAQKGLDSENWPQKFRAAVGELPEVFRFL is encoded by the coding sequence ATGATCTTCGAGCTGCACGTCGCTCTGAACTGCAGTGCGCGTGTTCACGATAAGGTTGCTCGTGAGGAGTTCGCGGAATTCGTGAGAAGCGCCAATACGGAGCTCTTAACGAGAGGTGCACCCCCCGGTTGTGGTGCGAAGATCGTTTCCGGGGACATCCTCGATGATACAATCACCCTCACGATCGTTTCCGATCGGTTCGTCCGGGCGCATGATGCGCTCCTCAGGCTGAAGAAGGAGCTCGCGAAGCTCCTGGGTAACCACCGCATCGGTATACGTGGCGTTGAGATCGCGGAGTACCGGATCACGCTCGATTGGGCCGCGGGTGAAGGCCTGCAGCTACGGAAATTGCCCTTTGTTAAGGAGATAAACCAGGCGCAGGGTCGGTTAGAACTCCTGCTTGAGCTCGATGAATCCGCATTGGATAAGCGAATCCCCGATCGCCTCATCCGCTTATTGGAGGATAAACTGGACGCGGCTCGCTGGAGAGGTAAATCGGAGCACTGGGAACTGCTCTTTGCGAGTGCGAAGAAGCAGTACCACTCTGATAAAGATCCTACGGCTGAGATGCTGAAACGAGGCTGGCTGGAGCACGCGGCAGGCAGAGGTCAGTACGTTTACGGACCGCAGGTGACGCGGATCTTCCGAACCTTCGAGAAGATGCTGCTCGACGAGCTCCTGATACCGTTGGGCTATAACGAGATGATCTTCCCCAAATTCGTCGCCTGGGACGTCTGGAAACGCTCAGGGCACGCAAAGGGGATTTATCCCGAGGCCTACTACGTCTGCACGCCGAAGACACGCGATCCTGAGTATTGGGAGGACGTGATAGATTATTACAAGGTGACGAACGAAGTCCCGGTCGATATGATCATGGGTAAGATCGAGAACGTCGGTGGGATGTGCTATGCGCAGTGCCCGCCCTTCTGGGTGTTTCTGCAGGGGAAGACCCTCCCGGACGATATCTTACCGATCACGGTCTTCGATCGTTCGGGGACTTCCTATCGGTATGAGAGTGGCGGCCTTCACGGGATCGAGCGGCTCGATGAATTCCATCGCGTCGAGATCGTCTGGATCGGTACGAAGGAGCAGACGATCGCGCATGCGAACGTACTGCATGAGAAATACCGGCACATCTTCGATGACATCCTCGACATCGAGTGGCGCGAGGCATGGGTCACCCCCTGGTTCATGGCGCAGGAGGGCAAAGCGGGGTTATCAGAGTTACGCGAGGTCGGAACCACCGATTACGAGGCGATGCTGCCCTATAGCGACAAGTGGCTCGAGTTCCAGAATGTGAGTGTGAACGGCGATAAGTACCCGCAGGGGTTCAGCGTGAAATTGCAGAGCGGGCAGGACCTGTGGTCAGGGTGCTCAGGTGTGGGTTTGGAGCGCTGGGCCGCCGTGTTCCTGGCACAAAAGGGACTGGATAGCGAGAACTGGCCGCAAAAGTTCCGCGCTGCTGTGGGCGAGTTACCCGAGGTATTTCGGTTTCTGTAA
- a CDS encoding DUF3795 domain-containing protein: protein MTIRELGCCGAYCKTCPALLDNSCRGCKLGYERGERDITKAKCKMKVCCFKERNYETCADCPDYLSCEILNEFYGKKGYKYKKYRQALAFIRENGYEKFIEIADTWRGPYGRYQ from the coding sequence ATGACGATCCGCGAACTTGGCTGTTGTGGTGCATATTGTAAAACATGCCCTGCACTACTAGACAACAGTTGTCGTGGTTGTAAATTAGGCTACGAACGTGGCGAACGAGATATTACAAAAGCTAAGTGTAAGATGAAAGTATGCTGCTTCAAGGAACGGAACTATGAGACCTGTGCCGATTGCCCTGATTATCTATCGTGTGAAATACTGAACGAATTTTATGGCAAAAAGGGCTATAAATACAAGAAATACCGACAGGCACTTGCATTTATCCGGGAAAACGGCTATGAGAAATTCATAGAGATAGCTGATACCTGGCGGGGACCGTATGGTAGATATCAATAA
- a CDS encoding ATP-binding cassette domain-containing protein: protein MPAIVVENLTKTFNGFTAVDSVSFTITSGEIFGLLGPNGAGKTTTISMLSTLLRPTSGSARVNGFEIIKNEDDVRKSIGIVFQDQSLDEELTAYENMDFHGRLYRIPWEVRQQKIIDLLRLVELEEKKDNLVKTFSGGMRRRLEIARGLLHEPKVLFLDEPTLGLDPQTRNHLWAYIEHLNKEKNVTIILTTHYMDEADRLCDRVAIIDKGRIIALDTPAKLKEELGGDVITIKASEPDKLAAHLKALSWVTQAESHDGSVTITLQNAERHVAELARLSATNGCEIESISIRKPTLEDVFLYYTGRMMREEEASSKDQMRMMHRLHRR, encoded by the coding sequence ATGCCCGCCATAGTAGTTGAAAATCTGACGAAGACGTTTAATGGGTTTACCGCAGTGGACAGCGTTTCGTTCACGATAACCAGCGGTGAGATCTTCGGATTGCTCGGGCCCAACGGCGCGGGTAAGACGACAACCATCTCGATGCTTTCCACCTTGTTACGGCCAACGTCCGGGTCCGCGCGGGTGAACGGTTTCGAGATCATCAAAAATGAGGACGACGTCCGGAAATCGATCGGCATCGTCTTTCAGGATCAGAGCCTCGATGAGGAGCTGACGGCGTATGAGAATATGGACTTTCACGGACGCCTGTATCGTATCCCGTGGGAGGTGCGGCAGCAGAAGATCATTGACCTGTTGCGGCTGGTTGAACTGGAGGAGAAGAAGGATAATCTGGTAAAGACCTTTTCGGGCGGGATGCGACGGCGGCTGGAGATAGCTCGAGGGTTACTGCACGAGCCGAAGGTGCTGTTCCTGGATGAGCCGACGCTGGGGTTGGATCCGCAGACCAGGAACCATCTCTGGGCGTATATCGAGCACTTGAATAAGGAGAAGAACGTTACGATCATTCTCACGACCCACTATATGGACGAAGCGGACCGGCTCTGCGATCGTGTAGCGATAATCGATAAAGGCAGGATCATTGCACTGGATACGCCGGCGAAGCTGAAAGAAGAGCTTGGCGGCGACGTTATCACCATTAAAGCATCAGAACCGGACAAACTCGCTGCGCACCTCAAAGCGTTATCCTGGGTCACTCAGGCAGAGTCGCATGATGGCTCTGTTACCATCACGTTGCAGAATGCGGAGCGGCACGTTGCCGAGCTTGCGCGCCTCTCCGCGACGAATGGCTGCGAGATCGAGTCGATTTCGATCCGTAAGCCGACGCTCGAAGATGTCTTTCTTTACTATACGGGCAGGATGATGCGGGAAGAGGAAGCGAGCAGCAAGGATCAGATGCGGATGATGCATCGCTTGCACCGGCGGTAG
- a CDS encoding pyridine nucleotide-disulfide oxidoreductase, translating to MPTVKKLVIIGCAGMGGPAAMMTKRMDPAVDVTLIREEEHFLTRCAVPYIAVEQATVAASVKDDGMFHTAGVNLVKAPATSINRKEKTVTTADGAVYPYDTLILATGGKAIVPPIPGVDLEGVFTVRWSSDAENIRNWIKEKRVRNAVVYGAGACGLEMAYLISQKGVKVTVVVRSYIGRTVGLDTDMSSELEHHFAEKGVVIRSRAVITKILGEKVVEAVELSTGEKIAADMVIVALGVRPRAELAETAGLEMGEYGVQVNEYLQTSDPDIYAGGDLIEYECEITRKPVLGQIRPNAVIGGRIAAKNILGYGIKFPRLLNSFAAKMFDKSIASVGITEAIAKEEGFDVFVAKKSAKSKHVMIEGGKPYTVKLLFERTTKKVIGAQIVADDERSVRYIDVISLAIRNGWTARDLTTLRCAGQPELSPEPSAEPIALAAEDAFKELYPLPR from the coding sequence ATGCCGACGGTAAAGAAACTGGTCATTATTGGCTGCGCGGGTATGGGAGGTCCGGCGGCCATGATGACAAAGAGGATGGACCCCGCGGTGGATGTGACCCTGATCAGAGAGGAAGAGCATTTCCTGACCAGATGTGCAGTCCCTTACATCGCGGTTGAGCAGGCGACGGTGGCCGCTTCGGTCAAGGATGACGGGATGTTTCATACAGCAGGGGTGAACCTGGTGAAGGCGCCCGCAACGAGCATAAACCGGAAAGAAAAGACCGTTACCACTGCTGACGGTGCAGTTTATCCCTACGATACCCTTATTTTAGCCACCGGTGGTAAAGCTATCGTTCCACCGATCCCCGGTGTGGACCTCGAAGGCGTGTTCACGGTCCGCTGGAGTAGCGATGCCGAGAACATACGAAACTGGATAAAAGAGAAGCGAGTAAGAAATGCGGTCGTTTACGGTGCTGGAGCATGTGGTTTGGAGATGGCTTATCTGATCTCCCAGAAGGGGGTGAAAGTGACGGTCGTCGTCAGGTCATATATCGGGCGGACGGTAGGCCTCGATACCGATATGTCCAGCGAGCTGGAGCACCATTTCGCAGAAAAAGGCGTTGTTATCCGGTCGCGAGCGGTAATTACGAAGATTCTCGGTGAAAAGGTAGTGGAAGCGGTTGAATTATCAACGGGTGAGAAGATCGCTGCGGACATGGTTATTGTAGCCTTAGGTGTGCGGCCACGGGCCGAACTTGCCGAAACGGCCGGACTCGAGATGGGTGAATATGGCGTGCAGGTGAACGAATACCTTCAGACCTCAGATCCAGATATTTACGCTGGTGGTGATCTGATCGAGTATGAATGCGAAATTACCCGAAAGCCTGTTCTTGGACAGATACGACCAAATGCGGTTATCGGTGGCAGAATTGCGGCAAAGAACATTCTGGGGTACGGGATCAAATTCCCGCGATTATTGAACAGTTTCGCCGCAAAAATGTTCGATAAGTCGATCGCGTCGGTCGGAATCACCGAAGCTATAGCGAAAGAGGAAGGGTTTGATGTATTCGTTGCGAAGAAGAGTGCAAAGAGCAAGCATGTTATGATCGAAGGTGGAAAACCATACACCGTTAAGTTGCTCTTCGAGAGGACCACCAAAAAAGTCATCGGGGCACAGATCGTTGCGGATGACGAGCGTTCTGTCAGGTATATCGACGTCATTTCACTTGCCATAAGGAATGGCTGGACCGCCCGGGATTTAACCACGCTCAGATGCGCAGGTCAACCGGAACTATCGCCAGAGCCAAGTGCAGAGCCGATTGCGTTAGCCGCGGAAGATGCATTCAAAGAGCTGTATCCCCTTCCACGGTGA
- a CDS encoding YwbE family protein — translation MNGTNRASIKPGLRVAIVLKKDQRTGKRTEGVVKDILTTSPHHPHGIKVRLTSGDVGRVKEILKEGEINRGLAPDTTRARGARPT, via the coding sequence ATGAACGGAACGAACCGAGCGAGTATAAAACCGGGGCTACGAGTAGCAATTGTGCTGAAGAAAGATCAACGAACCGGGAAGCGGACGGAAGGTGTGGTCAAAGACATTCTGACCACGTCACCGCATCACCCCCACGGCATCAAAGTCCGCCTCACCTCCGGCGACGTCGGGCGGGTCAAGGAGATACTCAAAGAGGGTGAGATCAATCGCGGGCTTGCGCCGGATACTACTCGTGCTAGAGGGGCCAGACCCACATGA
- a CDS encoding PadR family transcriptional regulator: MTGLWTFAPEGGRERGLLALFVLHSLKQQPKSGYELLKEVGVKTEGIWVPSKGTLYPILNQLEDEGLIAVAEIGKRSKHIFALTESGEETLRTLKAHKKESREKHLQLRNLLIEIFGEEHITLRELLFEMRELLDDVTSNNRDQAVAILEHCLSDLRCLR; the protein is encoded by the coding sequence ATGACGGGCCTGTGGACGTTCGCCCCGGAGGGCGGAAGAGAGCGGGGCTTGCTCGCCCTCTTCGTTCTGCATTCGCTCAAGCAGCAGCCGAAATCCGGGTATGAACTGCTTAAAGAGGTCGGAGTGAAGACGGAAGGGATATGGGTACCGAGCAAAGGTACGCTCTATCCGATCCTGAACCAGTTAGAGGATGAGGGTCTCATAGCAGTAGCCGAAATTGGTAAGCGGTCAAAGCATATCTTTGCGCTCACCGAAAGCGGCGAAGAGACCTTACGCACCCTGAAAGCGCACAAGAAGGAATCCCGCGAGAAGCATCTGCAGTTGAGAAACCTGTTGATCGAGATCTTCGGCGAAGAGCACATAACGCTGAGAGAACTGCTCTTCGAGATGCGCGAGCTGCTCGATGACGTAACTTCGAACAATAGGGATCAGGCTGTAGCGATTCTCGAGCACTGCCTTAGCGACTTAAGGTGTCTGCGGTGA
- a CDS encoding phosphomannomutase/phosphoglucomutase — MIIDRTTYRANDIRGIADPSHPDYQLTDEFCYLTGLAYVELLKKHRGKEPHELRVVVGKDVRTSGPRMQAAFINALMDHGVHVLDIAPASKVSSTPLLYFATWLFDADGGVEITGSHLDKEWNGFKLCVGSESMTEQHVRELFETARELEKAFEAGTLHVFSPGVCELEEVDVLADYQAMIAANIILRDRWEALAFESLAGKIPLQEALATASKEIEQLPEEQLKPFRGLRIVYDAGNGTTGVIAPPLFRELGAEVVELYSEPDGTFPHHLPDPTIPRFMADLTAEVARTNAHIGLSSDCDGDRAGAVSPTGKLIIGEQILALLCKHILKEHPGATIVYDTKCSDAIKEIIAENGGRPVEWKTGFSFIKTKMTETAAIAGGEMSGHVYFDKNNRADDAVFAFSELLLLTADEVRSGRSTDVVDELLTEFRRRYVNTPEIRIPVMSDEEKERVSDAVEQYYRELAATHPNQYKRRVDEQGNDIDGVKIDFVDEAGWALIRRSNTSPVIILRMEARTSDGLERIEEQVLRKFQEFVTVDLTADEYVKGIMSRLARG, encoded by the coding sequence ATGATCATCGACAGGACCACCTATCGGGCGAACGATATCAGGGGCATTGCAGACCCGTCGCATCCTGACTACCAGCTCACGGACGAGTTCTGCTATCTCACGGGGTTGGCGTACGTCGAGCTCCTGAAGAAGCATCGTGGTAAGGAACCGCACGAGCTGCGCGTTGTGGTGGGCAAGGACGTGCGAACGAGCGGGCCGCGGATGCAAGCCGCATTTATCAATGCGCTCATGGATCACGGTGTGCACGTGCTTGATATCGCGCCCGCATCGAAAGTGAGTAGCACACCGCTCCTGTACTTCGCGACCTGGCTCTTTGACGCGGACGGCGGTGTGGAAATAACGGGCAGCCATCTCGATAAGGAGTGGAACGGCTTCAAGCTCTGCGTGGGCTCGGAGAGCATGACCGAGCAGCATGTCCGCGAGCTGTTCGAAACCGCACGTGAGCTTGAAAAAGCGTTCGAAGCGGGCACGTTACACGTATTCAGCCCGGGTGTCTGCGAGCTGGAAGAGGTGGACGTGCTGGCGGATTACCAGGCCATGATCGCGGCGAACATCATCTTGAGAGACCGCTGGGAAGCTCTGGCGTTCGAGTCGCTTGCAGGTAAGATCCCGTTGCAAGAAGCGCTTGCCACGGCGAGCAAGGAGATCGAGCAGCTGCCGGAGGAGCAGCTGAAGCCGTTTAGGGGGTTGAGGATCGTCTATGACGCGGGTAACGGGACGACCGGTGTGATCGCGCCACCGCTTTTCCGGGAGCTTGGCGCGGAAGTCGTTGAGCTCTACAGCGAGCCGGACGGCACCTTCCCGCATCATCTACCCGACCCGACAATCCCGCGGTTCATGGCGGATCTGACGGCTGAGGTGGCTCGGACGAACGCGCACATCGGTCTGTCCTCAGACTGCGACGGTGACCGTGCAGGTGCGGTCTCACCCACCGGCAAGCTGATCATCGGCGAGCAGATCCTCGCACTGCTCTGCAAGCATATTCTGAAGGAGCATCCGGGTGCGACGATCGTCTACGATACCAAATGCTCGGACGCGATCAAAGAGATCATCGCGGAGAACGGCGGGCGACCGGTGGAATGGAAGACCGGTTTCTCGTTCATCAAGACGAAGATGACGGAAACGGCCGCGATCGCCGGTGGCGAGATGTCCGGGCATGTATACTTCGATAAGAACAATCGCGCGGACGACGCGGTTTTCGCGTTCTCGGAGCTCCTGCTGCTTACTGCTGATGAAGTACGGTCCGGGAGATCAACGGACGTGGTTGACGAGCTGCTGACAGAGTTCAGACGGCGGTACGTGAACACGCCGGAAATCCGGATACCGGTGATGAGCGACGAGGAGAAAGAGCGCGTGAGTGATGCTGTTGAGCAGTATTACCGCGAGCTTGCCGCGACTCACCCGAATCAGTACAAACGACGAGTTGACGAACAGGGCAACGATATCGATGGTGTAAAGATCGATTTTGTGGACGAGGCGGGCTGGGCGCTGATACGCCGCTCGAACACCTCACCTGTAATTATACTGCGGATGGAGGCGCGCACCTCGGACGGACTTGAGAGGATCGAGGAGCAGGTGCTCCGGAAGTTTCAGGAGTTCGTAACTGTTGATCTTACGGCTGACGAGTACGTTAAAGGGATTATGAGCAGGCTAGCACGCGGATAA